From a region of the Gloeocapsa sp. PCC 73106 genome:
- a CDS encoding DUF4351 domain-containing protein, whose amino-acid sequence ESLGEALLDFSSIEELEARLTQIE is encoded by the coding sequence GAAAGTCTCGGTGAAGCACTACTTGATTTTAGTAGTATCGAAGAATTAGAAGCAAGGCTCACTCAAATTGAGTAA